The following coding sequences are from one Hymenobacter sp. DG25A window:
- a CDS encoding porin family protein: MKKAVFLLAAALFTTGAVQAQKTIFGIKAGANLSNIVGSDAPDANKLKLGGLGGLLVNFPASPNGFLSIQPELLYSMKGTSRNEGTSKSTIHYLDVPVLARLDLEGPFLVLGPQANILLTSNSGRGSYRPVNFGATAGVGYQSETGLNFELRYNRDVTSMMEDNGNITLHKYNSVIQAQVGYLFLGSDNPSFNRARRNRSRY, encoded by the coding sequence ATGAAAAAGGCCGTTTTTCTCCTAGCTGCTGCGCTTTTTACTACTGGTGCTGTGCAGGCACAAAAAACCATATTTGGAATAAAAGCCGGGGCTAACCTGAGCAATATCGTCGGCTCCGATGCCCCGGACGCCAATAAGCTCAAGCTTGGCGGACTGGGTGGTCTTCTGGTAAACTTCCCGGCCTCCCCCAATGGCTTTTTGTCCATTCAGCCTGAGCTGCTGTATTCCATGAAGGGCACCAGCCGCAATGAGGGCACTTCTAAATCCACCATCCATTATCTGGATGTGCCCGTGCTGGCCCGGTTGGATCTGGAGGGTCCGTTTCTGGTGCTGGGCCCGCAGGCCAATATTCTGCTTACTTCTAATTCCGGCAGAGGCAGTTACCGGCCGGTTAACTTCGGCGCTACGGCCGGGGTAGGCTATCAGTCGGAAACTGGGCTAAACTTTGAGCTGCGCTATAATCGTGACGTAACTTCTATGATGGAAGACAACGGCAACATCACCTTACATAAATACAACTCCGTGATACAAGCGCAGGTGGGCTATCTGTTTTTGGGCAGTGATAACCCATCATTTAACCGTGCCCGCCGCAACCGCAGCAGGTATTAA
- a CDS encoding porin family protein has protein sequence MKKSTVLVAALLSAAAFSSAQAQGVRLGLRAGANYSNLSGNIKNENTYNNKLGFAGGIILNAPIVEDFFSIQPELLYSQKGFENKPNEYDNTIAGIGYKEKREGKVNYNYLDLPILAKINADGFYFEAGPQISYLLSSSNETKTTRTNTVSGKVDTYEAQNQNDVSGLNRTELGYAAGLGYQAENGLSVGLRYTGAFSDLVKSDNDTYFNGDLKNARHSAFQVSLGYLIGNK, from the coding sequence ATGAAAAAGTCCACCGTTCTCGTAGCCGCCTTGCTTTCAGCCGCGGCCTTTTCTTCAGCCCAAGCCCAGGGTGTGCGTTTGGGTCTGCGCGCCGGCGCTAACTATAGCAACCTGTCCGGCAACATCAAAAACGAAAATACTTATAATAACAAGCTCGGCTTTGCGGGTGGCATTATCCTGAATGCCCCTATCGTGGAGGATTTCTTCTCCATTCAGCCGGAGCTTTTGTACTCGCAGAAAGGCTTTGAAAACAAGCCTAATGAGTACGACAATACTATTGCCGGCATCGGCTACAAGGAAAAGCGCGAAGGCAAGGTAAACTACAACTACCTGGACCTGCCTATTCTGGCTAAGATCAATGCCGATGGTTTCTACTTTGAAGCCGGCCCGCAGATATCCTACCTGCTCAGCTCTAGCAACGAAACCAAAACCACCCGCACTAACACGGTGAGCGGCAAAGTAGATACCTATGAGGCGCAAAACCAGAACGACGTGAGCGGTTTGAACCGCACGGAGCTGGGCTACGCTGCCGGCCTGGGCTACCAGGCCGAAAACGGCCTAAGCGTGGGCCTGCGCTACACTGGCGCGTTCAGCGACCTGGTGAAGAGCGACAACGACACTTACTTCAACGGTGACCTGAAAAACGCCCGTCACTCCGCCTTCCAGGTTTCCCTGGGCTACCTGATTGGCAATAAGTAA
- a CDS encoding porin family protein codes for MKKAFLSFMLLAGLAGTAQAQSDISLGLKAGGTLSSFVGKQAGSAKSIFGFQAGGFANIGFTDMLAFQPELLYSQKGAEIPSVPNPHDTHLGYVDVPLMLHVNANGLFFEAGPQLGFLVSAKDKYNTVTYDRKSRYNTFDLGYAAGLGYQRKTGPGIGLRYNGGITNIEKATTVGSATVQRNIRNSAFQLYLTYSFNGR; via the coding sequence ATGAAGAAAGCATTTCTCTCTTTTATGCTGCTGGCCGGCCTGGCTGGCACAGCCCAGGCACAAAGCGACATATCATTAGGCCTGAAGGCGGGCGGCACTTTGTCCTCCTTTGTGGGCAAGCAGGCAGGCAGCGCCAAGTCGATTTTTGGTTTTCAGGCGGGTGGCTTCGCAAACATTGGCTTCACCGATATGCTGGCCTTTCAGCCCGAACTGCTGTACTCCCAGAAAGGGGCCGAAATTCCTTCTGTTCCCAACCCGCACGACACGCACCTGGGCTACGTAGATGTGCCATTGATGCTGCACGTAAATGCCAATGGCTTATTTTTTGAAGCCGGGCCGCAGTTGGGCTTCCTAGTGTCAGCCAAAGACAAGTACAATACCGTTACCTACGACCGGAAAAGCCGGTACAATACCTTCGATCTGGGATATGCTGCAGGTCTGGGGTATCAGCGCAAAACGGGCCCTGGCATTGGGCTGCGCTATAATGGAGGCATCACCAACATAGAAAAAGCCACCACGGTGGGCAGCGCCACGGTGCAGCGCAACATTCGCAACAGCGCCTTTCAGCTTTACCTCACCTACTCCTTCAACGGCCGCTAG
- a CDS encoding dipeptidase: MASYLEQNKDRFLSELLDWLRIPSVSADPKFHGDVLKAADYLKTRLEEAGMENVELCQTAGYPIVYGDKIIDPSLPTVLVYGHYDVQPADPYELWTSPPFEPVIKDGKIYARGACDDKGQVYMHVKAFEMMMQEGGAPCNVKVMFEGEEEVGSSNLGIFVKGNKEKLKADVILISDTGILSNDQPSIEVGLRGLSYHQVEVTGPNRDLHSGLYGGAVPNPINVLCKMIASLHDENNHITIPEFYNNVAVLSEADRAELNRVPHSDEEFKESIGLKDIYGEKGYTTVERIGIRPTLDVNGIWGGYTGEGAKTVIASKAYAKISMRLVPNQTSDEITALFQKHFESIAPASVTVKVTPHHGGEPVVTPTDSVAYQAAADALETTFGKKPIPTRGGGSIPIVAMFKSELGLDTVLLGFGLDSDAIHSPNEHYGVFNFFKGIETIPHFYRNYATGMKK; encoded by the coding sequence ATGGCTTCTTACCTCGAACAGAATAAAGACCGTTTTCTGAGCGAACTGCTCGACTGGCTCCGCATCCCTTCGGTTTCCGCTGATCCTAAGTTCCACGGCGACGTGCTAAAGGCCGCCGATTACCTGAAAACGCGCCTGGAAGAAGCCGGCATGGAGAATGTGGAACTGTGCCAGACGGCCGGTTACCCCATCGTGTACGGCGACAAAATCATAGACCCCAGCCTGCCCACCGTGCTGGTGTACGGCCACTATGATGTGCAGCCCGCCGACCCGTATGAGCTGTGGACCTCACCGCCCTTCGAGCCTGTTATTAAAGACGGTAAGATTTACGCCCGCGGCGCCTGCGACGACAAAGGCCAGGTGTATATGCACGTAAAAGCCTTCGAGATGATGATGCAGGAAGGTGGCGCACCCTGCAACGTGAAGGTGATGTTTGAGGGCGAGGAGGAAGTAGGCTCCAGCAACCTGGGCATCTTCGTGAAAGGCAACAAGGAGAAGCTGAAGGCCGATGTAATCCTGATTTCGGATACCGGTATTCTCTCCAACGACCAGCCCAGCATTGAGGTAGGTCTGCGTGGCCTGAGCTACCACCAGGTAGAAGTAACCGGCCCCAACCGCGACCTGCACTCCGGCCTCTACGGCGGGGCCGTGCCCAACCCCATCAACGTGCTGTGCAAGATGATTGCCTCCCTGCACGACGAGAACAATCACATTACCATTCCCGAGTTCTACAACAACGTAGCCGTACTCAGCGAAGCCGACCGTGCCGAGCTGAACCGAGTGCCGCACTCCGACGAGGAGTTCAAGGAGAGCATCGGCCTGAAAGATATCTACGGCGAAAAGGGTTACACCACCGTGGAGCGCATCGGCATCCGGCCCACGCTGGACGTAAACGGCATCTGGGGTGGCTACACTGGCGAGGGCGCCAAAACGGTTATCGCCTCCAAAGCCTACGCAAAAATCTCTATGCGCCTGGTGCCAAATCAGACCTCAGATGAAATTACGGCGCTCTTCCAGAAGCATTTTGAGAGCATTGCCCCCGCCAGCGTTACGGTAAAAGTAACCCCGCACCACGGCGGCGAGCCCGTGGTAACGCCCACGGATTCGGTAGCATATCAGGCTGCCGCTGACGCATTGGAAACCACCTTCGGCAAAAAGCCTATTCCAACCCGGGGCGGCGGTTCTATTCCTATTGTGGCCATGTTTAAGTCAGAACTGGGCCTGGATACCGTGCTGCTCGGCTTCGGGCTGGACTCGGACGCCATTCACTCGCCCAATGAGCACTACGGCGTGTTCAACTTCTTTAAAGGCATTGAAACCATTCCACATTTCTACCGCAACTATGCGACGGGCATGAAAAAGTAG
- the plsY gene encoding glycerol-3-phosphate 1-O-acyltransferase PlsY: MNLPIVIGLLVAAYLVGSIPTALWVGRWFFGLDIREHGSGNAGATNTFRVLGKKPGSFVMAVDVLKGWAATSLATVMMQQGAIQPGQLLYFQLACGVLAVLGHIYPIWAGFRGGKGVATVLGMMLAIAPATVGVCILVFIVMLVLFRYVSLSSMTAGVVFALLQLFPPFQPDNKLLLWFGFVLAGLLIYTHRANIGRLRAGTESRVPMPWDKK, translated from the coding sequence ATGAATCTGCCCATCGTCATCGGCCTGCTGGTGGCCGCTTACCTGGTTGGCTCCATTCCCACCGCGCTGTGGGTGGGTCGCTGGTTTTTTGGCCTCGATATCCGGGAGCACGGCTCGGGCAACGCCGGCGCTACTAATACCTTCCGGGTGCTGGGCAAAAAGCCCGGCTCCTTCGTCATGGCTGTAGATGTGCTGAAAGGTTGGGCTGCTACTTCTCTGGCTACTGTCATGATGCAACAGGGCGCCATTCAGCCCGGGCAGCTGCTCTACTTTCAGTTGGCCTGCGGCGTGTTGGCCGTGCTGGGGCATATCTATCCCATCTGGGCGGGCTTCCGGGGCGGCAAAGGCGTGGCTACCGTGTTGGGCATGATGCTGGCCATTGCCCCGGCAACCGTGGGCGTGTGTATTCTGGTCTTTATTGTGATGCTGGTGCTGTTCCGCTACGTCTCGCTCAGCAGCATGACGGCGGGCGTAGTGTTTGCCTTGCTGCAGCTATTTCCCCCATTTCAGCCGGATAATAAGCTGCTGCTCTGGTTTGGCTTTGTACTGGCCGGGCTGTTGATTTACACGCACCGCGCTAACATTGGACGGCTAAGGGCCGGTACGGAAAGCCGCGTGCCCATGCCGTGGGATAAGAAGTAG
- the prmA gene encoding 50S ribosomal protein L11 methyltransferase, whose product MDFIELCVKAPRELADILVAELAEVGFDTFEDNDEGFCAYTTEDVFNPDSVAEIVSRYEGIGEVEHSHRIITRQNWNAEWEKNFQPLVIADKVSVRAPFHEARPDLEHEIVIMPRMSFGTGHHDTTALMIENQLTIDHQGKRVLDMGCGTGILAVMAVHLGADYVLAVDVEPWTAENAADNAAENNVQDKVEARLGDVTALEGEAPFDIILANINRNVLLEDMGAYVQYLKPGGPILFSGFYEEDLPLILEAAEKAGFQYESMRTRNHWVSAIFRK is encoded by the coding sequence ATGGATTTTATAGAACTGTGCGTGAAGGCGCCACGTGAGCTGGCCGATATTTTAGTAGCCGAGCTGGCCGAAGTAGGGTTTGACACCTTTGAAGACAACGACGAAGGCTTTTGCGCCTACACCACCGAGGACGTATTTAACCCCGACAGCGTAGCGGAAATCGTGAGCCGCTACGAAGGCATTGGCGAGGTAGAGCACAGCCACCGCATCATCACCCGCCAGAACTGGAACGCCGAGTGGGAGAAGAACTTCCAGCCCCTGGTTATTGCCGATAAAGTATCGGTGCGGGCGCCTTTCCACGAGGCCCGGCCCGATCTGGAGCATGAAATCGTGATTATGCCGCGCATGTCCTTCGGCACCGGCCACCACGATACCACGGCGCTGATGATTGAGAATCAGCTTACCATTGACCACCAGGGCAAGCGCGTGCTGGATATGGGCTGCGGCACCGGTATTCTGGCCGTTATGGCCGTGCACCTGGGCGCCGATTACGTGCTGGCCGTGGACGTAGAGCCCTGGACCGCCGAAAACGCCGCCGACAATGCCGCCGAAAACAACGTGCAGGACAAAGTGGAAGCCCGCCTCGGCGACGTTACCGCCCTGGAAGGCGAAGCGCCCTTTGATATCATTCTGGCCAACATTAACCGCAATGTGCTGCTGGAAGACATGGGCGCCTATGTCCAGTACCTGAAACCGGGCGGCCCTATTCTGTTTTCCGGTTTCTATGAAGAAGATTTGCCCCTGATACTGGAGGCCGCGGAAAAGGCTGGCTTCCAGTATGAATCTATGCGCACGCGCAACCATTGGGTATCGGCCATTTTCCGGAAATAA
- a CDS encoding DUF6150 family protein, translating to MLHALLLSGFLALNPFQPAPAVPFVAAGPVGSIDACRIYGSIFLETYPHRRAQCFATVYVEPEEAFADVLVYQEDNKLFADKAGFWYFTKARDFADYVLFVTDKRALADFSIQYTKVRSYAGCRAQR from the coding sequence ATGCTTCATGCACTTCTCCTTTCTGGTTTTCTGGCGCTGAATCCGTTTCAGCCGGCCCCGGCCGTGCCGTTTGTTGCGGCTGGGCCGGTGGGCTCCATTGATGCTTGCCGTATTTATGGCAGCATCTTCCTGGAAACCTACCCACACCGCCGGGCCCAGTGCTTTGCTACCGTGTATGTGGAGCCGGAAGAAGCCTTTGCCGATGTGCTGGTGTATCAGGAAGACAACAAGCTCTTTGCCGATAAAGCCGGCTTCTGGTACTTCACCAAGGCCCGCGACTTTGCCGATTATGTGCTGTTCGTGACGGATAAGCGTGCTTTAGCCGATTTCAGCATTCAGTATACTAAGGTGCGCAGCTACGCTGGCTGCCGTGCCCAGCGGTAA
- the tpiA gene encoding triose-phosphate isomerase produces the protein MRKNIVAGNWKMNMTLQDGLALVSEITNMVQDEVTGSDVQVVICPPFPFLSAIGKQLPAGSQFHLGAQNCHQKESGAFTGEVSAKMLQSVGTEYVILGHSERRQYFREDDELLSQKLKAALAAGLKPIFCVGESLETREADETFKYIEKQLKDGLFHLSNEEFEQVVVAYEPIWAIGTGKTATSAQAQEVHAFIREQIARAYDAEAALNTTILYGGSANAQNARELFSQPDVDGGLIGGASLKSRDFTEIIKSF, from the coding sequence ATGCGTAAGAACATCGTTGCCGGCAACTGGAAAATGAACATGACGCTCCAGGATGGCCTGGCGCTGGTTTCCGAAATCACCAATATGGTACAGGATGAGGTAACCGGCTCCGATGTGCAGGTGGTTATCTGTCCGCCGTTTCCGTTTCTGTCGGCCATTGGCAAGCAGCTACCCGCTGGCAGCCAGTTCCACCTGGGCGCGCAGAACTGCCACCAGAAGGAAAGCGGTGCTTTCACGGGGGAGGTTTCAGCCAAAATGCTGCAATCAGTAGGAACAGAATATGTGATTCTGGGCCATTCTGAGCGTCGTCAGTATTTCCGTGAGGATGATGAGCTGCTGAGCCAGAAGCTGAAAGCGGCGCTGGCTGCCGGTCTGAAGCCTATTTTCTGCGTGGGCGAAAGCCTGGAAACCCGCGAAGCCGACGAGACCTTCAAATACATTGAGAAGCAGCTGAAAGACGGCCTGTTCCACCTCTCCAATGAGGAGTTTGAGCAGGTAGTGGTTGCTTACGAGCCCATCTGGGCAATTGGCACCGGCAAAACGGCCACCAGCGCCCAGGCCCAGGAAGTGCATGCCTTCATTCGCGAGCAGATTGCCCGCGCTTATGATGCCGAAGCGGCCCTGAACACTACCATTTTGTACGGCGGCTCGGCCAACGCCCAGAATGCCCGTGAGCTGTTCAGCCAGCCCGATGTAGACGGCGGCCTCATTGGTGGCGCCTCCCTCAAGTCCCGCGACTTCACGGAAATCATCAAGTCGTTTTAG
- a CDS encoding T9SS type A sorting domain-containing protein, whose protein sequence is MRYVLVLMVSLLLPASAALAQNVTITSSEDIGGLYTNLTIARGGNATMRANVNVTETLRVEDGGTLITDEWLVGGGAFELQAGGTLHIGDAFGIMAAGSTSPNGGSIYSESRSYSPDANYVYDAVIRFQEAPVVQYTGSGLPARVRSLIANVVNLQGTPGNNILALESNVSVAEVLGTYNSTIIDPDFLLGPGPARTITLLSDPVRGTALIMDRTANGVPPGPVITRPIVIQRSIDPSLNAGLGYRHLAAPVQGASVGMLATAGFTPVVNPAYNGAAAPGSVLPFPTVFGYDQARLASSPAVGLSPFDKGWVSPASLSDPLAVGRGYNVNLPASSIINFQGVPNQSDVTLTLNRGSEADAGWQLLGNPFPAPLDWRQVPVPAGLDAALYVYQSIGQYGGRYRSYVNGIGNPVLPLGQGFFVRVSQPNSVVSLTLPNAARVTTFGQEHSEPPGAETRPLLQLTLARAGSSLIDETYVYFEAGATADFDARFDALKMQHSPDTVLTLWTLAAGTEQAINGLSQLTGSAVVPLGMALPQAGNYKLEAAQLLNLSTATVYLHDTLTGHDVNLSQQPRYNFVVGAAGPLNGRFELRFEPISTSASAAALSAASVQLYPNPAHQRFSLLLPAVPGAKKVQATLLNTLGQAVCRKTALLPAAGTHFNFDVRDLRAGVYVLRLQAGAEVLVKRVVVE, encoded by the coding sequence TTGAGGTACGTCCTTGTCCTGATGGTGAGTTTGCTGTTGCCGGCCTCGGCGGCCCTGGCTCAGAATGTAACGATAACCTCGAGCGAGGATATCGGCGGCCTTTACACCAACCTGACCATTGCCCGGGGCGGCAATGCCACGATGCGGGCCAATGTAAATGTAACCGAAACGTTGCGCGTGGAAGACGGCGGCACCCTGATTACCGATGAATGGCTGGTAGGAGGAGGCGCTTTTGAGTTGCAGGCGGGCGGCACGCTGCACATCGGGGACGCATTCGGCATCATGGCAGCGGGCAGCACCTCGCCTAATGGCGGGAGCATCTATTCTGAGAGCCGCTCGTACAGTCCCGACGCCAATTACGTGTACGATGCAGTAATACGCTTCCAGGAGGCGCCTGTGGTGCAGTATACCGGCTCGGGGCTGCCTGCGCGGGTTCGTAGTCTGATAGCAAACGTGGTGAACTTGCAGGGCACGCCGGGCAACAACATTCTGGCGCTGGAAAGCAACGTGAGCGTTGCCGAAGTGCTGGGCACCTACAACAGTACCATCATCGACCCGGATTTTCTGCTGGGACCGGGGCCAGCCCGTACGATTACACTGCTTTCGGACCCCGTGCGCGGAACCGCCCTGATAATGGATCGGACAGCTAACGGGGTGCCACCGGGGCCGGTCATCACCCGGCCCATCGTCATCCAGCGCAGTATCGACCCGAGTCTGAACGCGGGACTTGGCTACCGCCACCTCGCCGCCCCGGTGCAGGGTGCTTCCGTCGGTATGCTGGCTACGGCCGGTTTCACACCTGTAGTCAACCCCGCTTACAATGGGGCCGCCGCGCCGGGCAGCGTCTTGCCTTTTCCCACGGTGTTCGGCTACGACCAAGCCCGGCTGGCCAGCAGCCCGGCCGTGGGCCTGAGTCCGTTCGATAAGGGCTGGGTTTCGCCGGCCTCCCTCAGCGACCCGCTGGCAGTGGGCCGGGGCTATAACGTGAATCTGCCCGCCAGTAGCATCATTAATTTCCAGGGCGTGCCGAACCAGAGTGACGTAACACTGACGCTGAACCGCGGGTCTGAAGCCGATGCAGGCTGGCAGCTGCTGGGCAACCCGTTTCCTGCGCCGCTGGACTGGCGCCAAGTACCCGTGCCCGCCGGCCTTGATGCGGCGCTTTACGTGTACCAGAGTATTGGGCAGTATGGCGGCCGGTACCGCAGCTACGTCAACGGCATTGGCAACCCCGTGCTACCACTGGGTCAGGGCTTTTTTGTGCGCGTGAGTCAGCCCAACTCGGTAGTGAGCCTGACTTTGCCCAATGCGGCGCGCGTTACCACGTTCGGGCAGGAGCATTCAGAGCCGCCGGGCGCTGAAACCCGGCCCTTGCTGCAGCTGACTCTCGCCCGCGCCGGCTCATCCCTGATCGATGAGACCTACGTGTACTTCGAAGCAGGAGCCACCGCCGACTTTGACGCACGCTTTGATGCGCTGAAGATGCAACACAGCCCCGACACGGTGCTTACACTCTGGACCCTGGCGGCGGGCACCGAGCAGGCTATCAATGGACTCTCTCAACTGACCGGCTCCGCAGTTGTGCCGCTGGGCATGGCCCTGCCGCAGGCGGGCAATTACAAGCTGGAAGCTGCTCAACTATTGAACCTAAGCACGGCCACCGTGTACCTGCACGATACCCTGACCGGGCATGATGTCAATCTGAGCCAGCAACCGCGCTATAATTTCGTGGTGGGGGCGGCCGGGCCACTGAATGGTCGGTTTGAGTTGCGCTTTGAGCCAATAAGCACTAGCGCCAGCGCGGCTGCTCTGAGTGCCGCCAGCGTGCAGCTCTATCCTAACCCAGCCCATCAGCGCTTCAGTCTGCTGCTGCCAGCCGTGCCCGGTGCCAAGAAGGTGCAGGCCACGTTGCTCAATACGCTAGGGCAGGCAGTATGCCGGAAAACGGCACTCCTGCCTGCCGCCGGTACTCATTTTAATTTCGATGTGCGGGACCTGCGGGCTGGTGTGTACGTGCTGCGTCTGCAGGCCGGAGCCGAAGTGTTGGTTAAGCGCGTAGTGGTGGAATAG